Proteins encoded by one window of Methanobacterium sp. CWC-01:
- a CDS encoding 50S ribosomal protein L11 produces MASETVEILIDGGKATPGPPLGPAIGPLGINMMQVVEQINQKTADFDGMKVPVKIIVDSSTKEFQVEVGTPPTTALIMDELKIEKGSQDPGLEKVADLKMEQALKIARMKFDALLSPNYKNAAKEIIGTCVSMGITVEGKDPREVQKEVDEGVYDSVLVQKS; encoded by the coding sequence ATGGCAAGTGAAACCGTAGAAATTCTCATAGACGGCGGAAAAGCCACTCCAGGACCACCCTTAGGTCCCGCTATTGGACCCCTGGGCATCAACATGATGCAAGTGGTGGAACAGATCAATCAAAAAACAGCAGACTTTGATGGTATGAAAGTGCCAGTGAAGATCATTGTAGATTCCTCTACCAAGGAATTCCAAGTGGAAGTGGGAACACCCCCAACCACCGCACTGATCATGGACGAATTGAAAATCGAGAAAGGATCCCAGGATCCCGGGCTGGAAAAGGTGGCTGACCTCAAAATGGAACAGGCCCTTAAGATTGCCCGGATGAAATTCGATGCCCTCCTGTCACCGAATTACAAAAACGCTGCCAAGGAGATCATTGGTACCTGCGTGAGTATGGGAATTACCGTTGAGGGTAAAGACCCCCGTGAAGTCCAGAAAGAAGTGGATGAAGGAGTCTACGACAGTGTACTGGTGCAGAAATCGTGA